A region from the Fusarium musae strain F31 chromosome 1, whole genome shotgun sequence genome encodes:
- a CDS encoding hypothetical protein (EggNog:ENOG41~BUSCO:EOG09264SSI) translates to MSAQEPLPSTTNSSSAINNTTSTAVASQDASGRQPSSSAAGSSELSGAKISLRKSLRSFPDFPIPGINFVDIMPLFADPTAHATLVDALELQIAEAFPTKPDVIVGLDARGFLFGPGLALRLGVSFAAVRKQGKLPGPCATAEYVKEYGKDLFQMQEDAVREGQKVLIVDDIIATGGSAKAAAELVQQLKGEVIGYLFILEIPGLNGQEKLGTAPVKILLEDA, encoded by the exons ATGAGTGCTCAAGAACCCCTCCCCTCTACCAcaaactcatcctcagcGATAAACAACACCACGTCTACCGCTGTCGCTAGCCAAGATGCCTCGGGACGAcagccctcctcctccgccgccgGTTCCTCCGAACTCTCCGGTGCAAAGATAAGCCTGCGCAAGTCGCTGCGAAGCTTCCCCGACTTCCCTATCCCGGGTATCAACTTTGTCGATATTATGCCTCTCTTCGCCGACCCAACCGCCCATGCCACCCTTGTCGATGCTCTCGAACTTCAGATCGCCGAGGCTTTCCCCACCAAGCCTGATGTTATCGTAGGCCTTGACGCCCGTGGCTTCCTCTTCGGCCCTGGTCTTGCGCTCCGCCTCGGTGTTTCTTTTGCTGCTGTCCGCAAGCAGGGCAAGCTCCCTGGGCCTTGTGCTACCGCAGAGTATGTGAAAGAGTATGGCAAGGATCTGTTCCAGATGCAGGAAGACGCCGTCCGTGAGGGCCAGAAGGTCCTTATTGTGGACGACATCATTGCTACGG GTGGTTCTGCAAAGGCTGCAGCTGAACTCGTCCAGCAGCTCAAGGGCGAGGTCATCGGATACTTGTTTATTCTTGAGATCCCTGGTCTGAACGGCCAGGAGAAGCTCGGCACTGCTCCTGTCAAgattcttcttgaagatgctTAA
- a CDS encoding hypothetical protein (EggNog:ENOG41~CAZy:GH47), which yields MRQDYLVRLRKQTVDMFYHGFGNYMKHAFPEDELRPLTCSPLTRDRENPAHIGLNDALGNYSLTLIDSLSTLAILAGGPEDASGTGSKALSDFQDGIADFVRYYGDGRPGVSGQGIRATGFDLDSKVQVFETVIRGLGGLLSAHLFAIGELPINGYTVQPAWAAQADDPLELAPITWPNGFKYDGQLLRLALDLGQRLLPAFYTDTGIPYPRVNLRHGIPFYTNSPLFRHMEGKPETASGEITETCSAGAGSLTLEFTVLSRLSGDVRFEQAAKRAFWAVWGRRSEIGLVGNGLDAEGGQWIGPHAGIGAGMDSFFEYALKSHILLSGHGMPNKSTTSRQSSTEWLDPNVLHPPLPTELQTSEAFLDAWHQAHASVKRYLYTDRSHYPYYSNNHRTTGQPYTMWIDSLGAFYPGLLAMAGEVDEAVEANLVYTALWTRYAALPERWSVRENTVDQGLGWWPGRPEFIESTYYIYRATQDPWYLHVGEMVLRDIERRCRAPCGWAGLQDVRTGELSDRMESFFLGETTKYMYLLFDPDHALNKVDAAFVFSTEGHPLIIPKRSRQKPARRHSLSKRVVPKNDTIDESFTHSCPVPTIPGLSGSATAARPDLFSVALFVDLHNTPNVHGPLEAVEVFDRKKGHVTRYRAKTNHTMFPWTLPPTMLPQDGVCAAPVERVMTWIEFPPGDTASSLVSRFGTSLVWYSHNGPTVRNLDGMRLQLEQQKGGKVADRSWRITHAASRELGRHENVFFHAEHVRAYKDDAFTCIRRKDIVEIDLLLDTPEKSNASAPAPAQGVNISSEILPSHAALPSESLLKSLLRAVSSVFEPAYTDLPETEADGPGPTILRWTAYTSTGPGAFPLPPIIDTPMVGSPSYNSRKPVANFPWKTVFLGGQACGTPLPESSSRQHQIIVIRRGGCSFSEKLERIPSFPASPHTLQLVIVIDEGDDSEEGPDDIVRPLLTTAQVTPRGMGRLNGVPLVLMRGAKGDYERFGEAKGVGMRRKYVVESQGMLIENAIVL from the coding sequence CCTTACACTTATCGATAGTCTATCGACACTTGCGATCCTCGCTGGGGGACCCGAAGATGCGTCAGGGACAGGGTCGAAAGCTCTGAGCGATTTCCAAGATGGAATAGCGGATTTTGTGCGATACTATGGTGATGGACGACCAGGTGTTTCGGGCCAGGGCATTCGAGCGACTGGATTTGACCTCGATAGTAAGGTCCAGGTTTTTGAGACCGTAATCCGTGGGCTGGGTGGCCTTCTCAGTGCGCATCTTTTTGCCATAGGGGAACTGCCTATCAACGGGTATACCGTGCAGCCAGCCTGGGCAGCTCAGGCGGATGACCCCCTTGAACTGGCGCCTATAACATGGCCGAATGGTTTCAAATACGATGGCCAACTTTTAAGGCTGGCCCTCGATCTTGGACAAAGACTTCTCCCAGCCTTTTACACAGACACCGGCATTCCATATCCTCGAGTCAATCTTCGACATGGGATTCCTTTCTACACAAACTCACCCCTCTTTCGTCACATGGAGGGCAAACCCGAGACTGCTTCGGGGGAGATCACTGAGACTTGCAGTGCCGGCGCTGGAAGTCTTACCCTAGAGTTCACGGTTCTCAGTCGTTTATCAGGAGATGTTCGATTCGAGCAAGCAGCCAAGAGGGCCTTTTGGGCAGTCTGGGGACGAAGGAGTGAAATTGGACTCGTCGGTAACGGCCTGGACGCCGAGGGTGGACAGTGGATAGGGCCACACGCCGGAATTGGTGCTGGTATGGATAGCTTCTTCGAATATGCTTTGAAGAGCCATATCTTGCTTTCAGGACACGGCATGCCCAACAAATCAACCACTAGTCGACAGAGCAGCACTGAGTGGCTCGATCCGAACGTCCTCCACCCTCCTCTGCCTACCGAGCTACAGACCTCCGAGGCGTTCTTGGATGCATGGCACCAGGCGCACGCCTCCGTCAAGCGATATTTGTACACCGACAGAAGTCATTACCCATACTACTCGAATAATCATCGCACAACTGGGCAACCATATACTATGTGGATTGATAGCTTGGGTGCCTTCTACCCTGGTCTGTTAGCTATGGCTGGTGAGGTCGATGAAGCCGTAGAGGCAAATCTTGTTTATACTGCTCTCTGGACGCGATATGCTGCCTTGCCTGAGCGATGGTCTGTCCGCGAAAACACTGTTGATCAGGGGCTCGGTTGGTGGCCAGGCCGTCCCGAGTTCATAGAGTCAacatattatatataccgtGCCACACAAGACCCATGGTACTTGCATGTTGGAGAAATGGTTCTTAGAGACATTGAGCGACGATGTCGTGCTCCATGTGGATGGGCTGGTCTTCAAGACGTCAGAACAGGAGAGCTCTCTGACCGCATGGAGAGCTTCTTCCTTGGTGAAACCACAAAGTACATGTACCTCCTTTTCGACCCAGACCATGCTCTGAACAAGGTTGATGCTGCATTTGTCTTTTCTACGGAGGGTCACCCCCTGATCATACCAAAGCGCAGCCGTCAGAAGCCGGCTCGTCGACATTCGTTATCGAAACGTGTCGTACCCAAGAACGACACAATCGATGAGAGCTTCACGCATTCATGCCCGGTACCTACAATCCCAGGTCTTTCCGGGTCAGCTACGGCTGCTCGTCCTGACCTTTTCAGTGTCGCACTATTCGTCGACTTGCACAATACTCCCAATGTCCACGGACCCCTTGAAGCCGTAGAAGTCTTCGACCGGAAGAAAGGGCATGTAACGAGATATAGAGCTAAAACCAATCACACAATGTTTCCATGGACGTTACCGCCAACAATGCTGCCACAAGACGGCGTATGCGCAGCACCCGTTGAGCGCGTCATGACATGGATAGAGTTTCCACCCGGTGACACGGCCAGCTCGCTTGTGTCTCGTTTCGGGACGTCTCTCGTATGGTACAGCCACAACGGACCAACGGTCCGCAACCTTGATGGCATGCGGCTTCAGCTGGAACAGCAGAAGGGCGGCAAGGTTGCAGATCGATCCTGGAGGATTACACACGCGGCAAGTAGAGAACTTGGTCGTCACGAGAATGTCTTTTTCCATGCAGAGCATGTGAGAGCTTACAAAGACGATGCATTTACTTGTATCCGACGAAAGGATATCGTTGAGATAGACCTTCTCCTCGATACACCAGAAAAGTCGAATGCCAGTGCTCCAGCACCCGCCCAGGGCGTCAACATATCCAGTGAGATTCTTCCGAGTCATGCGGCTCTTCCTTCGGAATCGCTCCTCAAGTCGCTTCTCCGTGCCGTGAGCTCCGTCTTTGAACCCGCATATACCGATCTCCCGGAGACGGAGGCGGATGGTCCTGGCCCCACTATACTCCGTTGGACGGCTTACACATCTACCGGCCCCGGCGCTTTTCCTCTGCCGCCCATCATCGACACACCCATGGTCGGTTCACCCAGCTACAACTCCCGCAAGCCCGTCGCCAACTTTCCCTGGAAAACCGTCTTCCTCGGCGGTCAAGCGTGTGGTACCCCCTTGCCCGAGTCATCGTCTCGCCAACATCAGATAATTGTCATTCGTCGTGGCGGCTGCTCATTTAGCGAAAAGCTAGAGCGCATACCAAGCTTTCCGGCATCGCCACACACACTACAActtgtgattgtgattgatgAGGGTGACGATTCAGAAGAAGGCCCTGATGATATTGTTCGCCCCTTGCTGACCACGGCGCAAGTGACACCCCGAGGCATGGGGCGTCTCAACGGCGTGCCTCTCGTTCTCATGCGTGGAGCCAAGGGTGATTATGAACGTTTCGGTGAGGCTAAGGGTGTAGGTATGCGGCGCAAGTACGTGGTGGAGAGTCAAGGGATGTTGATAGAGAACGCCATTGTCTTATAA